The Candidatus Beckwithbacteria bacterium genome has a window encoding:
- a CDS encoding HDIG domain-containing protein — protein sequence MKIKLPELVVKVLETLEKAGFEAYVVGGAVRDILTETPVKDWDFTSDANPEEIVKLFKEAFYDNRFGTVGVAAKHLEEQFGLKSKTDRVYEITTFRSESGYSDRRRPDKVAWGKSLKEDLKRRDFTINAMSFNKNLKLIDPFEGEKDLTNKLIRAVGDPNKRFQEDALRMMRAIRIASQLGFSIEIKTLAAISKNSTLIKQISAERVRDELLKILGSKYPKDGILLLFSTGILKYILPELIETREIEQAGHHTKDVWNHSLDSLAASPSPNPIIRLATLLHDIGKPMVKASREGKEITFYNHEVAGARMTKLISRRLRLSKKDSDLLWLLVRWHMFAYEPKMTDKAIRRFIRRIGKENINNMIMLRVGDRIGGGSKATSWRLRELQERIEQVLYTPMQITDLKVNGKDVMDTLNIPSGPKVGQILKKIFDEVMEDATKNDREYLLKRIKEIQTHT from the coding sequence ATGAAGATTAAGCTGCCTGAATTGGTGGTTAAAGTTTTGGAAACTTTGGAAAAGGCCGGATTTGAAGCTTATGTGGTGGGTGGAGCAGTCAGGGATATCTTAACAGAAACGCCGGTTAAAGATTGGGATTTCACTAGCGATGCTAACCCAGAAGAAATTGTGAAACTATTTAAAGAGGCTTTCTATGATAATCGATTTGGAACCGTGGGTGTGGCGGCTAAACATCTGGAAGAACAATTCGGATTAAAAAGTAAGACTGACAGAGTCTATGAAATAACCACTTTCAGAAGCGAATCGGGATATTCAGACAGACGGCGGCCGGATAAGGTGGCGTGGGGAAAAAGCTTAAAAGAAGATTTAAAAAGAAGGGATTTTACTATTAATGCCATGAGTTTTAATAAAAATCTAAAATTGATCGATCCGTTTGAGGGAGAAAAAGATTTAACCAATAAACTAATTAGAGCGGTTGGCGACCCGAATAAAAGATTTCAAGAAGACGCTTTAAGAATGATGCGGGCAATCAGAATTGCCAGCCAATTAGGTTTTAGCATAGAAATAAAAACCCTGGCAGCGATTAGTAAAAACAGCACTTTAATTAAACAAATCAGCGCCGAAAGAGTAAGGGATGAATTATTAAAAATTCTGGGCTCGAAATATCCAAAAGACGGAATTTTATTATTATTCAGCACGGGAATTTTAAAATATATTTTGCCGGAATTAATCGAGACGCGGGAAATCGAACAGGCGGGACACCACACTAAAGATGTTTGGAATCACAGTTTGGATAGTTTAGCCGCCTCTCCCTCCCCCAACCCGATTATCCGCTTAGCCACTTTACTTCATGATATCGGCAAACCGATGGTTAAGGCAAGCCGGGAAGGTAAAGAAATTACTTTTTACAACCACGAGGTCGCCGGGGCCAGAATGACGAAACTTATCAGCCGCCGTTTGCGCTTATCAAAAAAAGACAGCGACTTGCTATGGTTATTGGTCCGCTGGCATATGTTCGCTTATGAACCGAAAATGACTGATAAAGCTATCAGAAGATTTATCCGCCGGATCGGCAAAGAAAATATTAATAATATGATAATGCTCCGGGTTGGCGACCGCATTGGCGGCGGAAGCAAGGCGACTTCGTGGCGGCTACGCGAATTACAGGAAAGGATTGAGCAGGTATTGTATACGCCGATGCAAATTACTGACTTAAAAGTTAACGGTAAAGATGTAATGGACACTTTAAATATTCCAAGCGGACCGAAAGTCGGCCAAATTTTGAAAAAAATATTTGATGAAGTAATGGAAGACGCCACCAAAAACGACCGGGAGTATTTGTTAAAGAGAATTAAAGAAATACAAACTCATACTTGA
- a CDS encoding type II toxin-antitoxin system RelE/ParE family toxin, with the protein MKKIYYDKNADKELAEFSISVQKVFLSLINILKTTGKLEFPVTKKLEKNLYEIRVKLQGEFRGFYAYMGKEFIVILHFFHKKTQKTPLKNLKTAKRRLKQYE; encoded by the coding sequence ATGAAAAAGATTTATTATGACAAAAATGCTGATAAAGAACTGGCTGAATTTTCCATTTCAGTTCAAAAAGTTTTCTTATCTTTAATCAATATTTTGAAAACAACCGGAAAACTGGAGTTTCCGGTAACTAAAAAACTTGAGAAAAATCTTTATGAAATCAGAGTTAAGTTACAAGGAGAATTCCGAGGTTTTTATGCATATATGGGAAAAGAATTTATTGTCATTCTTCACTTTTTCCATAAAAAGACCCAGAAAACACCGTTAAAAAACCTAAAAACCGCTAAAAGGAGGTTAAAACAATATGAATGA
- a CDS encoding helix-turn-helix transcriptional regulator: MNDKIKTAIKRGDLISYDEVFSRYSKKHQREILKQARYLKAAMALRKLRKQLKLTQEKLASKMKVKREFISRAESGEQNLTLETLYQIAEATGKSFRFQFK, from the coding sequence ATGAATGATAAAATTAAAACCGCAATTAAAAGAGGAGATTTAATTTCTTATGATGAAGTTTTTTCGCGGTATTCTAAAAAACACCAAAGAGAAATTTTAAAACAAGCCCGCTATTTAAAAGCGGCCATGGCCTTAAGAAAATTAAGAAAACAACTGAAATTAACCCAAGAAAAATTGGCCAGTAAAATGAAAGTAAAACGGGAATTTATCAGCCGGGCAGAAAGCGGAGAGCAAAACTTAACCCTGGAAACTCTCTATCAAATCGCCGAAGCGACGGGTAAAAGTTTTCGGTTTCAGTTTAAATAA
- a CDS encoding transposase produces the protein MPSREDPLVTGEIYHVINRGVASMPIFNDNRYYRRFLETALYYQHYQQSMRYSYFSRLPQSVRAEYLLKLNESKKYFVEIICYCLMPNHFHFLLKQVNDKGISEFMRKLSESYTHYFNVKNKRIGPIFQGRFKSIRVETEQQLLHVTRYIHLNPYSSGIIKTISSLKDYQYSSLPEYLRLKNEICQKDIIVNYFKKLNGYEDFIFGQADYQRELSIIKHILLENPETD, from the coding sequence ATGCCCAGTAGAGAAGATCCTTTAGTTACAGGGGAAATTTATCACGTTATTAATCGCGGCGTAGCTTCAATGCCAATTTTCAATGATAATCGCTATTATCGTCGATTCTTAGAAACTGCTCTTTACTATCAGCATTACCAACAATCAATGCGGTATTCATACTTTTCCCGATTACCGCAATCAGTAAGAGCAGAGTATTTATTAAAACTAAATGAATCAAAAAAATATTTCGTAGAGATCATCTGTTATTGTTTAATGCCTAATCATTTTCATTTTCTCTTAAAACAAGTTAACGATAAAGGAATTTCTGAATTTATGCGCAAACTATCTGAAAGCTATACTCATTATTTTAATGTTAAGAATAAAAGAATAGGGCCAATTTTCCAAGGAAGATTTAAATCTATAAGAGTCGAAACGGAACAACAACTTTTACACGTTACCCGCTATATCCATCTTAATCCTTATAGTTCCGGAATCATCAAGACAATCTCCAGCTTAAAAGACTATCAATATTCTTCACTTCCGGAATACTTAAGATTAAAAAATGAAATTTGTCAGAAAGACATTATTGTTAACTATTTTAAAAAACTTAATGGTTATGAAGATTTTATTTTTGGCCAGGCTGATTATCAAAGAGAACTATCAATAATTAAACACATCTTGCTTGAAAATCCTGAAACTGACTAA
- the secF gene encoding protein translocase subunit SecF, giving the protein MKYKYLYFAFSLLFILPGLYFLIRHGLKPSVDFTGGSLLEISLQSDKNIALNELRPVVESEIALSNLQTAGVNTFIIRSQVIDQSASQKLQTAISQKFGPVSEKRFETIGPTLGKELILKTIVGILLSAGFILGYVAYRFRNAKFGVCAILAMLHDTFIMIGVFAFLGVYFGVEIDSLFVTALLTILSFSVHDTIVVYDRIRESQKLFPKLSFTQLVNKAVTETLGRSLNNSLTIIFMLLALYLFGGSTTKWFVFALLIGTVSGTYSSTFTAAPLLVLWEEIKTSHSRHHTPGV; this is encoded by the coding sequence ATGAAATACAAATATTTATACTTTGCTTTTTCTTTATTGTTTATTCTGCCTGGTTTGTATTTTCTTATTCGCCACGGTTTAAAGCCCAGCGTCGATTTTACCGGCGGCAGCTTATTGGAAATTAGCCTTCAATCTGATAAAAATATTGCTTTAAATGAACTGCGTCCGGTGGTGGAGTCAGAAATTGCTTTAAGCAATCTGCAGACTGCCGGGGTTAACACCTTTATTATCCGTTCTCAAGTCATCGACCAATCAGCCAGTCAAAAATTGCAGACAGCCATTTCTCAAAAATTCGGACCCGTCAGTGAAAAACGCTTTGAAACAATTGGACCGACGCTGGGAAAAGAATTAATCCTGAAGACCATTGTTGGCATTCTGCTTTCTGCCGGCTTTATTCTTGGCTATGTCGCTTATCGTTTTCGCAATGCCAAATTCGGTGTTTGTGCCATCTTAGCTATGCTGCATGACACTTTTATTATGATCGGTGTCTTTGCTTTCTTAGGAGTTTATTTTGGGGTGGAAATCGATTCTTTGTTTGTCACCGCCTTGTTGACGATTTTGTCTTTTTCTGTTCATGACACCATTGTTGTTTATGACCGTATCCGTGAATCGCAAAAACTCTTTCCTAAATTATCTTTTACCCAGTTAGTCAACAAAGCCGTTACCGAAACCCTCGGCCGCTCGCTTAATAATTCCTTAACGATTATTTTTATGCTTTTAGCCTTGTATTTATTCGGCGGTTCCACCACTAAATGGTTTGTTTTTGCCTTATTAATCGGCACCGTCTCCGGCACCTATTCTTCCACCTTTACCGCCGCGCCTTTATTAGTTCTCTGGGAAGAAATTAAAACATCACATTCTCGACATCACACACCCGGTGTGTGA
- the secD gene encoding protein translocase subunit SecD, with amino-acid sequence MNRLFWRFLFIIGLTAVCLFIDLRSQIPLKTGLDLQGGTHLILQTDMSGLDKKDRSDALESVKQVIARRVDLYGVSEPVLQTSTQEESYRLIVELPGIKDINQAIGLIGQTAQLDFREDQTSTPGATSLIFQPAGLTGKDLKKASVTFGQSGGTSGQPVVSLEFTEVGGKKFADITTRNVQKPLAIFLDDQLITAPTVNEPILNGQAIISSSSFTPKTAADLAIQLNAGALPVPIKIVEQENISATLGADSVAKSLVAGAVGLGLVMFFMILLYGFNGFLADVALAIYGLITLAIYKLVPVTLTLPGIAGFILTIGMAVDSNILIFERLKEELRDGRPYSVALELAFGRAWDSIKDANTATIITSLVLINPFNFTFLNVSGMVRGFALTLLIGVLISLFTGIIVTRTFMRLFLGRRVNL; translated from the coding sequence ATGAACCGGCTTTTTTGGCGATTTTTATTTATTATTGGCTTGACTGCGGTTTGTCTCTTTATTGACCTTCGTTCTCAGATTCCCTTAAAAACTGGCTTGGATTTGCAGGGTGGGACTCATTTAATTCTTCAAACGGATATGTCCGGTCTGGACAAGAAAGACAGAAGCGACGCCCTGGAATCAGTTAAACAGGTGATTGCCCGCCGGGTGGATCTCTATGGCGTTTCCGAACCGGTCCTTCAGACTTCAACTCAGGAAGAATCTTACCGTTTAATTGTGGAACTTCCCGGTATTAAAGACATTAATCAGGCTATTGGTCTGATTGGCCAAACCGCTCAGCTCGATTTTCGGGAAGATCAAACCTCGACTCCCGGCGCTACCAGTCTTATCTTTCAGCCGGCCGGTTTAACCGGCAAAGATTTGAAAAAAGCCAGCGTCACTTTTGGTCAGTCAGGCGGAACTTCTGGTCAGCCGGTGGTCAGCTTAGAGTTTACCGAAGTCGGAGGCAAAAAGTTTGCGGACATTACTACTAGGAATGTCCAAAAACCACTGGCCATTTTTTTGGACGATCAGTTGATTACTGCCCCGACCGTTAATGAGCCGATTCTGAACGGCCAGGCCATTATTTCTTCAAGTAGCTTTACTCCTAAAACTGCGGCCGATTTAGCCATCCAGTTAAACGCCGGCGCTTTGCCGGTGCCGATTAAAATTGTTGAGCAGGAAAATATTTCCGCCACCCTGGGGGCTGATTCGGTCGCCAAAAGTCTGGTTGCCGGTGCTGTCGGCTTGGGATTGGTGATGTTTTTTATGATCCTTCTGTATGGTTTTAATGGCTTTTTAGCTGACGTGGCCCTAGCGATCTATGGCCTAATCACCCTAGCTATCTATAAGCTGGTTCCCGTCACCCTGACTCTTCCCGGAATTGCCGGTTTTATTTTAACGATTGGCATGGCCGTTGACTCCAATATCTTAATTTTCGAGCGCCTGAAGGAAGAATTAAGAGATGGCCGGCCTTATTCGGTAGCTTTAGAGCTGGCTTTTGGCCGGGCTTGGGACTCAATTAAAGATGCCAACACCGCTACCATTATCACCAGCCTAGTTTTAATCAATCCGTTTAATTTTACTTTCCTTAATGTTTCCGGCATGGTCCGTGGTTTTGCCTTGACCTTATTAATCGGGGTTTTAATCAGTTTATTTACCGGCATTATTGTTACTCGGACTTTTATGAGATTATTTTTAGGGAGGCGGGTCAACTTATGA
- a CDS encoding AbrB/MazE/SpoVT family DNA-binding domain-containing protein, whose product MEQKVMTVGNSLGVTVPSSFVKAVGIKAKDKVKVKTVLETGQVIYSFQGAKQLSLNSLPPAP is encoded by the coding sequence ATGGAACAAAAAGTTATGACCGTCGGTAACAGCCTTGGTGTCACCGTGCCTTCTTCTTTTGTTAAGGCCGTCGGTATCAAGGCCAAAGACAAGGTTAAGGTAAAAACCGTTCTGGAAACCGGCCAGGTAATTTATTCTTTTCAAGGCGCCAAACAGCTATCTTTAAATTCTTTGCCGCCGGCGCCATAG
- a CDS encoding DUF3048 domain-containing protein yields the protein MPNKKFLFIIGSVGVYLLVTGISFAAFTFAFKGGSSLTSPLSSSNTNQAENNNRKALTDVTGAKTAVCPLNGAKYSAAEQKLWESRRPLAVMIENHLEARPQSGLSDADIVYEGIAEGGITRFEAIFYCQAAAYESIIGPVRSARTYFVDWASEYNLPLYAHVGGANTSGPADALGQLESYGWAGANDLNQFSIGYPTFWRDYERLGHTVATEHTMYSTTTKLWEIGVKRGFTNLDPDKVEWSKGFTPWKFAKDDSAQDKRSDSQTVSYPFWEDENYAVSWQYDKTSNLYKRFNGGQEHKDLNINEQLTTKNLLVQFSVEKNANDGYPGNVHLLYTTIGQGKALIFKDGQAIAGTWAKAKRTSRTVFYDDKAKEIVFNPGKIWISVLPVGTKVAY from the coding sequence ATGCCAAATAAAAAATTTTTATTCATCATTGGAAGCGTTGGAGTTTATTTATTAGTGACCGGTATTTCTTTTGCCGCCTTTACTTTCGCTTTTAAGGGTGGCAGTAGTTTAACTTCGCCCCTATCTAGCTCAAATACAAATCAGGCGGAAAACAACAACCGGAAGGCGCTTACCGATGTTACTGGCGCCAAAACTGCCGTTTGTCCGCTCAATGGGGCCAAATACTCTGCCGCCGAACAAAAACTTTGGGAAAGCCGTCGGCCTTTAGCCGTGATGATTGAGAATCATTTAGAGGCCAGGCCGCAATCCGGTTTGTCTGATGCCGATATTGTTTACGAAGGCATCGCTGAAGGCGGGATTACTCGTTTTGAAGCTATTTTTTACTGTCAGGCAGCTGCCTATGAATCAATTATTGGGCCGGTGCGTAGCGCCCGGACCTATTTTGTCGATTGGGCCTCCGAATACAACCTGCCTTTGTATGCCCATGTCGGCGGCGCCAATACTTCGGGACCGGCGGACGCCCTCGGCCAATTGGAAAGCTATGGTTGGGCCGGCGCCAATGATTTAAACCAATTTTCTATTGGTTATCCGACTTTCTGGCGCGATTATGAAAGATTAGGACATACTGTCGCCACGGAACACACGATGTATTCAACCACCACCAAATTGTGGGAGATTGGCGTCAAGCGCGGCTTTACCAATCTTGACCCGGATAAAGTTGAATGGTCAAAGGGGTTTACTCCCTGGAAATTTGCTAAAGACGACAGCGCCCAAGACAAACGGTCGGATTCTCAAACCGTTAGTTATCCGTTTTGGGAAGATGAAAACTATGCTGTTAGTTGGCAATACGATAAAACCAGCAACCTTTATAAGCGGTTTAATGGCGGTCAGGAGCATAAAGATCTGAATATTAACGAACAGTTAACCACCAAAAATCTGCTGGTTCAGTTTAGCGTAGAAAAAAATGCCAATGATGGTTATCCCGGCAACGTTCATCTTTTATATACCACCATTGGTCAAGGCAAAGCTTTAATTTTTAAAGACGGCCAAGCCATTGCCGGTACTTGGGCCAAAGCCAAACGTACCAGCCGGACGGTTTTTTACGACGATAAAGCTAAAGAAATCGTTTTTAACCCAGGTAAAATCTGGATTTCTGTTTTGCCAGTCGGCACCAAGGTAGCTTATTAA
- a CDS encoding DUF4446 family protein, with amino-acid sequence MILNSVILQYLVLFLFLWVIVLTVLLVRSLLHYNRLTKKITKKDLKTVLSQLLDKVELNEKEIAILNQELIKVKVNLKSTFQKIGFVRFNPFSQTGGDQSFCLALLDENDNGLVLSSLHSREATRLYAKTIKNKQAENYELSKEELKAIQNAK; translated from the coding sequence ATGATACTCAATTCAGTTATCCTGCAATATTTGGTTTTATTTTTGTTTCTTTGGGTAATTGTTTTGACAGTGTTATTAGTCCGCTCCTTGCTTCACTATAACCGCCTGACAAAAAAAATTACCAAAAAAGATTTAAAAACGGTTTTATCCCAACTTTTAGACAAAGTCGAGCTAAACGAAAAAGAAATTGCTATACTTAATCAGGAATTAATTAAGGTTAAAGTTAATCTTAAATCAACTTTCCAAAAAATTGGTTTTGTCCGCTTTAACCCTTTTTCCCAAACCGGGGGCGACCAAAGTTTTTGTCTGGCCTTGCTTGACGAAAATGATAATGGCTTGGTTTTAAGCTCGCTTCATTCCCGTGAGGCCACCCGGCTTTATGCTAAAACCATTAAAAATAAACAGGCAGAAAATTATGAATTATCCAAGGAGGAGCTAAAAGCGATCCAAAATGCCAAATAA
- the rdgB gene encoding RdgB/HAM1 family non-canonical purine NTP pyrophosphatase, with the protein MKVFLATQNQNKVKEYRFLLKNSSLKLLKSPKPLTIKEAGQSFRENAIIKVATYGRYFNTSVLADDSGLVISSLNGFPGIKTNRFARGNYSRAMAEIIRRLAGKSNRQAKFVCCLAFYQPGRKIITFTGEAKGLINLEPKGKKGFGFDPIFYYPPLKKTFAQMSLSQKNLYSHRAKALAKLIKWPGLLKTRQ; encoded by the coding sequence ATGAAAGTTTTTCTGGCTACTCAAAACCAAAACAAAGTCAAAGAGTATAGATTTTTATTAAAAAATTCCTCTCTTAAGTTACTTAAGTCACCAAAGCCACTTACCATTAAAGAAGCTGGCCAGAGTTTTCGGGAAAATGCCATAATTAAAGTCGCCACTTACGGCCGCTACTTCAACACATCTGTTTTAGCTGACGACTCTGGCTTGGTTATATCTAGTTTAAACGGTTTTCCCGGAATCAAAACTAACCGTTTTGCCCGGGGGAATTATTCTCGGGCAATGGCCGAGATTATTCGTCGCTTGGCAGGCAAGTCTAACCGCCAAGCAAAATTTGTTTGTTGTTTAGCTTTTTATCAGCCAGGCAGAAAAATTATCACTTTCACCGGTGAAGCTAAAGGGCTAATTAATCTTGAGCCTAAAGGGAAAAAGGGTTTTGGTTTTGACCCGATTTTTTATTATCCGCCCCTGAAAAAAACTTTTGCCCAAATGAGTTTAAGCCAAAAAAATCTTTATAGTCACCGGGCTAAAGCTTTAGCCAAATTGATAAAATGGCCAGGATTATTAAAAACCCGGCAGTAA
- a CDS encoding aspartyl protease family protein produces the protein MEENARWKLIAVFKLVIVVLLFVVTGLFLFNWQKKSKLTTAKIGFAGLIGQTNGAILTIPYQQTLYKYFGATIDPKVTLPVKTIYGYKDFEFLIDSGAVVSALPQTLASDLGVSLEELPRITIEGFAGQKTFAYRGEFVIKIGKEEVVIPVVFSENPNSSNILGRIGFFEQFNVNFDANNQTIIITKKGS, from the coding sequence ATGGAAGAAAATGCTCGTTGGAAACTAATCGCTGTCTTTAAACTTGTGATCGTAGTGCTATTGTTTGTGGTCACCGGATTATTTTTGTTTAACTGGCAGAAAAAAAGTAAACTAACAACAGCTAAAATTGGTTTTGCCGGCCTCATCGGCCAAACAAACGGAGCGATTTTAACAATTCCCTACCAACAAACTTTGTACAAATATTTCGGCGCGACAATCGATCCCAAGGTTACGTTACCGGTAAAAACGATTTACGGATATAAAGATTTTGAATTTTTAATTGACAGTGGGGCAGTAGTCTCGGCTTTACCGCAAACTTTAGCCTCCGACTTAGGGGTAAGCCTGGAAGAGTTGCCAAGAATTACAATTGAGGGTTTTGCCGGACAGAAAACGTTTGCCTATCGGGGTGAATTTGTCATTAAAATCGGTAAAGAAGAAGTAGTAATCCCGGTGGTGTTTTCGGAAAACCCGAACAGCAGTAATATTTTGGGGAGAATCGGATTTTTTGAACAATTCAATGTTAATTTTGACGCCAATAACCAAACAATAATAATTACTAAAAAAGGCAGCTAA
- a CDS encoding undecaprenyl-diphosphate phosphatase, translating into MTILAVIILSLVEGTSEFLPISSTGHLILASRLLQIPPTEFVKTFTIVIQLGAILAVLVLYFPRLIRNFKLWSKIIAAFIPTALIGLVLYKFIKSFLLGNLLIDILSLFIGGVLIIVLEKIFAAKPRQLKTMDQLSLVKSGTIGLVQSISVIPGVSRAAATIFGGMGLGLTRQAATEFSFLLAIPTMAAAAGLDLIKTRLAFTSHEYLLILIGFIGAFISALFTVKWLINFVSRHSFIGFGIYRILLALVFFILLQ; encoded by the coding sequence ATGACAATTTTAGCTGTAATTATCCTTTCTCTGGTGGAGGGGACTTCTGAATTTCTGCCGATTTCCTCAACCGGCCATCTTATCTTGGCCAGTCGGCTGTTGCAGATTCCCCCAACCGAGTTTGTCAAAACCTTTACCATTGTCATTCAGTTGGGGGCGATTTTAGCGGTTTTAGTTTTATATTTTCCCCGGCTTATCCGCAACTTTAAACTTTGGTCGAAAATTATCGCCGCTTTTATCCCGACGGCGCTAATCGGCCTGGTTTTATATAAATTTATCAAAAGCTTTCTGTTAGGCAATCTGCTGATCGATATTCTGTCTCTTTTTATCGGCGGCGTTTTAATAATTGTCTTGGAAAAAATATTTGCTGCCAAGCCCCGCCAACTTAAAACCATGGATCAGTTAAGCCTGGTTAAAAGCGGGACAATTGGTTTGGTTCAGTCAATTTCCGTTATTCCCGGCGTTTCTCGGGCGGCCGCGACAATTTTCGGCGGTATGGGTTTGGGCTTGACCAGGCAAGCGGCCACGGAATTTTCTTTCCTTTTGGCAATTCCTACAATGGCCGCCGCCGCCGGACTTGATCTTATTAAAACCCGGTTGGCTTTTACTTCTCACGAATATTTATTAATTTTGATTGGTTTTATCGGCGCTTTTATTTCCGCGCTTTTCACCGTTAAATGGCTGATTAATTTTGTTTCCCGGCACTCTTTTATCGGTTTCGGTATTTATCGGATTCTCTTGGCTTTGGTGTTTTTTATTTTGCTCCAGTAG